One Bradyrhizobium zhanjiangense DNA segment encodes these proteins:
- a CDS encoding ABC transporter permease: MARYVVNRLAQAIMLLVIVSGIGFSILHLAPGGPLSQFAASAQMTQEDLDRVTKQLGLDRPLPIQYLDWFGRMVRGDWGRSYRDGEAVLSVISSHLGATLELMATATIIAVLLGCWIGVLGALRRYSLFDTLATVGAMIALSIPTFWFGLVTIYVFSVKLGWLPAGNRETVGDGSFLDLVHHLIAPAMVLALVETAMWGRFMRSSMLEVIDQDYIRTARAKGMPEWRILTVHALRNALLPMITVAGLQFPTLLGGALVAETVFTWPGMGRLFLDSIGYRDYPVVMGILMFSATMVLIGSLLADIFYAVVDPRIRVG; this comes from the coding sequence ATGGCCCGTTACGTCGTCAACCGCCTGGCCCAGGCGATCATGCTGCTGGTGATCGTCTCGGGAATCGGCTTTTCCATCCTGCACCTGGCGCCCGGCGGTCCGCTCTCGCAATTCGCGGCCTCCGCGCAGATGACGCAGGAGGATCTCGACCGCGTCACCAAGCAGCTCGGGCTCGATCGCCCGCTGCCGATCCAGTATCTCGACTGGTTCGGTCGCATGGTGCGCGGCGATTGGGGCCGCTCCTATCGCGACGGCGAGGCGGTGCTGTCGGTGATCTCTTCGCATCTCGGCGCAACCCTCGAATTGATGGCGACGGCGACGATCATCGCCGTGCTGCTCGGCTGCTGGATCGGCGTGCTGGGTGCGCTGCGCCGCTATTCGCTGTTCGACACGCTCGCAACCGTCGGCGCCATGATCGCACTGTCGATCCCGACCTTCTGGTTCGGGCTCGTCACCATCTATGTCTTCTCGGTGAAGCTCGGCTGGCTGCCGGCCGGCAACCGCGAGACCGTCGGCGATGGCTCATTCCTCGACCTGGTGCATCATCTGATTGCGCCGGCGATGGTGCTGGCGCTGGTCGAGACTGCGATGTGGGGCCGCTTCATGCGTTCCTCCATGCTGGAAGTCATCGACCAGGACTACATCCGCACCGCCCGCGCCAAGGGCATGCCGGAGTGGCGCATCCTCACCGTGCACGCGCTGCGGAACGCGCTGCTGCCGATGATCACTGTGGCCGGTCTGCAGTTTCCGACGCTGCTCGGCGGCGCGCTGGTGGCCGAGACCGTCTTCACCTGGCCCGGCATGGGCCGGCTGTTCCTCGATTCCATCGGCTATCGCGACTATCCCGTGGTGATGGGCATCTTGATGTTCTCGGCGACCATGGTGCTGATCGGCTCGTTGCTCGCCGACATCTTCTACGCCGTCGTCGATCCGCGCATCCGGGTGGGCTAG
- a CDS encoding polyhydroxyalkanoate depolymerase, giving the protein MMSMYYQAFQNHMDLTAPWRAGASSALKFLNLVPQGVSHQVVGRLSAALELISRSTLTYDRPAYGIESVMVGNREIAITEEIAYATPFGSLLHFRKDGVGEQPRMLLVAPMSGHFATLLRGTVKTLLQDHDVYITDWHNPRDIPRSEGRFGLDDYTEHLIDFLGQLGPRPHMVAICQPSVSALAAAAIMCEDNHPSRPATLTLMAGPIDTRIQPTKVNDFAKSKPIEWFERNLINYVPMQCRGALRKVYPGFVQLTAFVSMNLERHIKQHLDLANHIAKGEKDKAASIKTFYDEYFAVMDLPAEFYIETVRDVFQEHLLPQGRLMHRGRPVNTKAVSRMGLMTVEGEKDDICSIGQTLAAQDLCTGVRAYRRVHHMQAGVGHYGVFSGKRWNNEIYPLLRDFVHVNS; this is encoded by the coding sequence ATGATGTCGATGTATTATCAGGCCTTCCAGAACCATATGGACCTGACCGCGCCATGGCGGGCGGGGGCCTCGTCCGCGCTCAAATTCCTCAACCTAGTACCGCAGGGCGTCTCGCATCAGGTGGTCGGCCGGCTCTCGGCAGCGCTTGAACTGATCTCGCGCTCCACCCTCACCTATGATCGTCCCGCCTACGGCATCGAGAGCGTGATGGTGGGCAACCGGGAAATCGCCATCACCGAGGAGATCGCCTACGCGACGCCGTTCGGCTCGCTGCTGCACTTTCGCAAGGACGGCGTGGGCGAGCAGCCGCGCATGCTGCTGGTGGCGCCGATGTCGGGCCATTTCGCAACACTGCTGCGCGGGACCGTGAAGACGCTGCTCCAGGACCACGACGTCTACATCACCGACTGGCACAATCCGCGGGACATTCCCCGCAGCGAGGGCCGCTTCGGGCTCGACGACTACACCGAGCATCTCATCGATTTCCTCGGACAGCTCGGCCCGCGCCCGCACATGGTGGCGATCTGCCAGCCATCGGTCTCCGCGCTCGCGGCCGCCGCGATCATGTGCGAGGACAACCACCCCTCGCGGCCGGCGACGCTGACGCTGATGGCCGGGCCGATCGACACCCGCATCCAGCCGACCAAGGTCAACGACTTCGCCAAGAGCAAACCGATCGAATGGTTCGAGCGCAACCTGATCAACTACGTGCCGATGCAGTGCCGCGGCGCCTTGCGCAAAGTCTATCCCGGCTTCGTGCAGCTCACCGCCTTCGTCTCGATGAATCTCGAGCGCCACATCAAGCAGCATCTCGACCTCGCCAACCACATCGCCAAGGGCGAGAAGGACAAGGCCGCCAGCATCAAGACCTTCTACGATGAATATTTCGCGGTGATGGACCTGCCGGCGGAGTTCTACATCGAGACCGTGCGCGACGTGTTCCAGGAGCACCTGTTGCCGCAGGGTCGGCTGATGCATCGGGGACGCCCGGTGAACACCAAGGCCGTCAGCCGCATGGGGCTGATGACGGTCGAGGGCGAGAAGGACGACATCTGCTCGATCGGCCAGACCCTCGCCGCACAGGACCTCTGCACGGGCGTGCGCGCCTATCGCCGCGTCCATCACATGCAGGCCGGCGTCGGCCATTACGGCGTGTTCTCGGGCAAGCGCTGGAACAACGAGATTTATCCGCTGCTGCGGGATTTCGTGCACGTCAATTCATGA
- a CDS encoding ABC transporter permease, whose translation MATATLSTVQPAPGQAAWRRFRRHRLALAGAVIILVLVLGSAFGPYLLPFDDTYIDIMKRFAPPLSGAHILGTDELGRDVLARLMMGGRVSLSIGIVAMVIAMAVGIVVGAFAGFHGGVAGAVLMRLVDAVLCFPTIFLLLALAALTEPGLITTTVLIAATAWMAVARVVEAQVRSLREREFAVAALAFGSSNLRIMFRELVPNAIAPIVVAATLNVAKAILLESYVSYLGYGIQPPAASWGNMLNNAQIYLTSAPWLAIAPGVAITLAVTSFNFLGDGLRDALDPRMNIP comes from the coding sequence ATGGCGACGGCGACCCTTTCCACAGTCCAGCCCGCCCCCGGCCAGGCCGCCTGGCGGCGCTTCCGCCGGCACCGCCTCGCACTCGCGGGTGCCGTGATCATTCTGGTGCTCGTGCTCGGCTCGGCGTTCGGTCCTTATCTGTTGCCATTCGATGACACCTATATCGACATCATGAAGCGGTTCGCGCCGCCGCTGTCGGGTGCGCATATCCTCGGCACCGACGAACTCGGCCGCGACGTGCTCGCGCGCTTGATGATGGGCGGCCGCGTCTCGCTCTCGATCGGCATTGTGGCGATGGTGATCGCGATGGCGGTCGGCATCGTCGTCGGCGCCTTCGCCGGTTTCCATGGCGGCGTGGCCGGCGCGGTGCTGATGCGGCTCGTCGACGCCGTGCTGTGCTTCCCGACCATCTTCCTGCTGCTTGCGCTGGCGGCGCTCACCGAGCCTGGTCTCATCACCACCACCGTGCTGATTGCGGCAACTGCATGGATGGCCGTTGCCCGCGTCGTCGAGGCGCAGGTGCGATCGCTGCGGGAGCGTGAGTTTGCGGTCGCCGCGCTCGCCTTCGGCTCCTCGAACCTGCGGATCATGTTCCGCGAGCTCGTGCCCAACGCGATCGCGCCGATCGTGGTCGCGGCGACGCTGAACGTCGCCAAGGCGATCCTGCTCGAATCCTATGTCAGCTATCTCGGCTACGGCATCCAGCCGCCGGCCGCGAGCTGGGGCAACATGCTCAACAACGCCCAGATCTATCTCACCAGCGCGCCCTGGCTCGCGATCGCGCCGGGCGTCGCCATCACGCTGGCGGTCACCAGCTTCAACTTCCTCGGTGACGGCCTGCGCGATGCGCTCGATCCGCGAATGAACATCCCATGA
- a CDS encoding adenylate/guanylate cyclase domain-containing protein produces the protein MQIAEWLEKLGLGQYAERFVQNGIDMGVLPELMDDDFEKLGVLLGHRRKMLRAIADLDPAALIASPAPPQDAERRHLTVMFCDLVGSTALSARLDPEDMWEVIRAYRAACASVIAAYDGRIARFVGDGILVYFGYPRAHEDDAERAVRAGLDIISAVGQLKTGADERVELRIAIATGLVVVGDLVSGDASEEHGTIGDTPNLAARLQSLAEPGAVVVASSTRRLLGDLFALRNLGRREVKGIAEPIAVWAVEGTTASESRFEAVRAARSIGFVGRKQEIEFALSRQQLAWQGRGQMVLISGEAGIGKSRMVATLSESPALGTHRRVRYQCSPYHTNSALHPFVAQLERAAGIRSDDTPGQKLDKLEAMLALGTQQVARATPLIAALLSIPTGEHCPPLGLSPAQQRRQTFAALLDQLEGLAREQPLLIICEDMHWADATTLELLDLAVDRIRGLPILVLTTSRPEFEPSWSGLANVSLLRLDRLDPQDTRALVEQVTVGRQLPREMMKQIIDKTDGVPLFVEELTKMVLESGLLVEDAGRYRLDSPLPPLAIPATLQDSLMARLDRLAPVKEVAQIGAAIGRDFSYALLRYVAGRDDLTLTAALAQLEEAELLVRHGAPPEANYSFRHALVQEAAYEGLLRSKRQLLHKRIGDVLREKFPIVAETEPEVLAHHFTEAGLSEVALEWWRKAGQQALKRSAYSEAIAHLGKAVATADQLPDEPRRVMSRLHLQIAYGRALRGSLGHSAPETVAAWTRARQFAADINDPVELAPVHSGLFNACLTHGELAPMRELADAIMSAAERRPNSPVAAIVAHWTGGVTCWFGGDYLNARGHLEQALDIYGAEPDPAMFRASALDLPFVIERFLALVLWPLGSIGRARQLAAEAVRASGEQRALSQANALVHRAVFDGLCGGLLQQTETILALGLARDHTMPLYVAAGTYLNGLAKWRAGERMAGLAEMRRGWTLLHENDCYLCEPFWGMHVAMADAEVGQVETGLEILNELIAWVEQSGQCWLDAELHRVHGELLLRRDPPDDSGAENALTRALDIARGQQAKTFELRSALGLARLHKRNGRAGAASELLVPVLAEFDVERNLPEITEAKELLKQEH, from the coding sequence ATGCAGATTGCGGAGTGGCTCGAGAAGCTGGGGCTTGGGCAATACGCAGAGCGTTTTGTCCAAAATGGGATCGACATGGGTGTCCTTCCCGAACTGATGGATGACGATTTCGAGAAGCTCGGAGTGCTGCTCGGCCATCGCCGCAAAATGCTCCGTGCTATTGCCGACCTCGATCCAGCCGCGCTGATCGCATCGCCCGCTCCTCCTCAAGACGCCGAGCGGCGTCATCTCACCGTTATGTTTTGCGATCTGGTCGGTTCGACTGCGCTCTCGGCGCGGCTCGATCCCGAGGATATGTGGGAAGTGATCCGCGCCTACCGCGCCGCCTGCGCGAGCGTCATCGCTGCTTACGACGGCAGGATAGCCAGGTTCGTTGGTGACGGAATACTCGTCTATTTCGGCTATCCTCGCGCCCACGAGGATGATGCGGAGCGGGCAGTGCGAGCGGGCCTCGACATCATCTCTGCGGTCGGGCAACTCAAAACAGGCGCGGACGAAAGGGTCGAACTGCGGATCGCAATCGCGACCGGACTTGTTGTGGTCGGCGACCTCGTCAGCGGAGATGCGTCAGAGGAGCATGGAACGATCGGCGATACACCGAACCTCGCTGCCCGGCTCCAGAGCCTGGCGGAGCCGGGAGCGGTCGTCGTTGCCTCGTCGACGCGCCGGCTGCTGGGCGATCTCTTCGCGCTTCGTAATCTCGGCCGCCGCGAGGTCAAGGGGATAGCCGAACCCATTGCGGTCTGGGCGGTCGAGGGAACGACCGCATCGGAGAGTCGCTTCGAGGCGGTTCGTGCTGCGCGCTCGATCGGCTTTGTCGGCCGCAAGCAGGAGATCGAATTCGCGCTCTCACGCCAGCAACTGGCATGGCAGGGCCGAGGCCAGATGGTCCTGATTTCGGGCGAAGCGGGCATCGGCAAGTCGCGCATGGTCGCAACGCTGTCGGAAAGCCCCGCGTTGGGGACGCACCGCCGGGTGCGATATCAGTGTTCGCCCTACCACACCAACAGTGCGCTTCATCCCTTTGTCGCGCAGCTCGAGCGCGCCGCCGGCATCCGCTCGGACGACACGCCCGGGCAAAAGCTCGACAAGCTCGAGGCCATGCTGGCGCTTGGAACGCAGCAGGTCGCCCGAGCGACACCGCTGATTGCAGCCCTCCTTTCGATTCCGACCGGCGAACATTGTCCGCCGCTTGGCTTAAGCCCGGCGCAGCAGCGGCGACAGACATTTGCCGCCCTGCTCGATCAGCTTGAGGGGCTGGCGCGCGAGCAGCCGCTGTTGATCATCTGCGAGGATATGCATTGGGCCGATGCCACGACACTTGAACTGCTCGATCTTGCGGTTGATCGGATCAGGGGACTGCCGATACTCGTGCTCACGACATCCCGGCCAGAGTTCGAGCCCTCATGGTCGGGCCTTGCCAACGTCAGTCTGTTGCGGCTCGACCGACTAGACCCGCAGGACACGCGTGCGCTGGTCGAGCAGGTGACCGTCGGCCGCCAGCTGCCACGGGAGATGATGAAGCAGATCATCGACAAGACGGATGGCGTCCCGCTTTTTGTCGAGGAACTCACCAAGATGGTGCTGGAATCCGGATTGCTCGTCGAAGACGCCGGGCGTTATCGCCTCGATAGTCCGCTCCCGCCGCTCGCTATTCCCGCGACCCTGCAGGATTCGCTGATGGCGCGGCTCGACCGGCTGGCTCCAGTCAAGGAGGTGGCGCAAATCGGCGCCGCGATCGGCCGCGACTTTTCATATGCGCTGCTGAGATATGTGGCAGGACGCGATGATCTGACGCTGACCGCCGCGCTAGCGCAGCTCGAAGAGGCGGAACTGCTGGTGCGTCACGGGGCTCCGCCCGAAGCAAACTACAGCTTCAGGCACGCTCTCGTTCAGGAAGCAGCCTATGAGGGCCTGCTCAGGAGCAAACGGCAGCTGCTTCACAAGCGCATCGGTGATGTCCTGCGCGAGAAGTTTCCGATCGTGGCCGAGACTGAGCCGGAAGTTCTGGCGCATCACTTCACCGAGGCGGGGCTGAGCGAGGTCGCGCTCGAATGGTGGCGCAAGGCGGGCCAGCAGGCGCTAAAACGCTCGGCCTATTCCGAGGCGATCGCGCATCTCGGCAAGGCGGTTGCGACGGCGGATCAACTGCCCGATGAGCCCCGCCGGGTGATGAGCAGGCTGCATCTTCAAATCGCATATGGCCGTGCATTGCGGGGCAGCCTCGGGCACAGCGCCCCCGAAACGGTCGCCGCATGGACGCGCGCCCGACAGTTCGCTGCCGACATCAATGATCCCGTTGAACTTGCGCCGGTCCATTCGGGCCTCTTCAATGCTTGCCTGACACACGGCGAGCTCGCTCCGATGCGGGAGCTGGCGGATGCCATCATGAGCGCCGCTGAACGACGGCCGAACTCACCGGTGGCCGCCATCGTTGCCCATTGGACGGGCGGGGTTACCTGCTGGTTCGGCGGTGATTACTTGAATGCGCGGGGGCATCTCGAGCAAGCACTGGATATCTATGGTGCCGAGCCGGATCCGGCGATGTTCAGGGCTTCGGCGCTGGATCTTCCGTTCGTGATCGAGAGGTTTCTTGCCTTGGTACTCTGGCCGCTGGGCAGCATCGGCCGCGCACGCCAGCTCGCCGCCGAAGCGGTGCGCGCTTCCGGAGAACAACGGGCGCTTTCCCAGGCCAATGCGCTTGTTCATCGCGCTGTGTTCGACGGACTGTGCGGGGGCTTGTTGCAGCAAACAGAGACGATCCTGGCGCTCGGTCTCGCGCGCGACCACACGATGCCGCTCTATGTGGCCGCCGGCACCTACCTGAATGGCCTCGCCAAGTGGCGTGCTGGCGAGCGAATGGCCGGATTGGCAGAAATGCGTCGCGGCTGGACCTTGCTGCACGAGAATGACTGTTACCTCTGTGAACCGTTTTGGGGAATGCATGTCGCCATGGCGGACGCAGAGGTGGGCCAAGTCGAAACCGGGCTCGAAATCTTGAATGAGCTGATTGCATGGGTGGAACAATCCGGTCAGTGTTGGCTCGATGCCGAGCTGCACCGCGTCCACGGCGAGCTTTTGTTGCGCCGTGACCCTCCCGACGATTCCGGTGCCGAGAATGCCCTCACGCGAGCGCTGGACATCGCACGAGGCCAGCAGGCGAAGACTTTCGAGCTGCGCAGCGCCCTTGGACTTGCGCGTCTGCACAAGAGGAATGGTCGAGCGGGCGCGGCATCCGAACTGCTCGTTCCTGTGCTCGCCGAATTCGATGTGGAGCGAAATCTTCCCGAAATCACAGAAGCGAAAGAGCTGCTCAAGCAAGAGCATTAG
- a CDS encoding NAD(P)/FAD-dependent oxidoreductase has product MSPPLNRINSDERLPAQADVVVIGGGVIGVSAAYHLAKKGLSVALVEKGHVGGEQSSRNWGWCRQQGRAREEIPLAREALRLWEDMQNDAGVDAGFRRTGVLFLTKSKDELASWERWAAVAREQQVHSTILTPAEIAERMPGNADKWVGGLHTPSDGRAEPSMAVPALATAARKHGVTIHQGCAARGLETLGGRVSAVVTEKGTIRTQSALLSGGAWSSLFCRRHGIELPIGLVNATACRTTPGPEITSGALGTDFYCIRRRLDGGFTLALRNRGTVELSPDLFRYARTFWPTYQHRKNGLKLSFGKSFFDQIVRGTSWSFDNPSPFEAERVRDPAPDMSLVNAALASLIRSNPELKDIEIAEAWGGTIDCTPDTIPVISPVDALPGFFLATGFSGHGFGIGPAAGKLAADIVTGSTPLVDPVAYSHKRMIDGRRLAPVSPF; this is encoded by the coding sequence ATGTCCCCGCCGCTCAACCGTATAAACAGCGATGAACGCCTGCCGGCACAGGCGGATGTCGTCGTCATCGGCGGCGGCGTGATCGGCGTGTCTGCGGCCTATCATCTGGCGAAGAAGGGTCTTTCCGTCGCGCTGGTCGAGAAGGGGCATGTCGGCGGCGAACAGTCGAGCCGCAATTGGGGCTGGTGCCGCCAACAGGGCCGCGCGCGCGAGGAGATTCCGCTGGCACGTGAGGCGCTGCGGCTGTGGGAGGACATGCAGAACGACGCCGGCGTCGATGCCGGCTTCCGCCGCACCGGCGTGCTGTTCCTGACCAAGAGCAAGGACGAGCTTGCGAGCTGGGAACGTTGGGCCGCGGTCGCGCGCGAGCAGCAGGTCCACTCCACCATCCTGACGCCGGCCGAGATCGCCGAACGCATGCCTGGCAATGCCGACAAATGGGTCGGCGGCCTGCACACGCCGAGCGACGGCCGCGCCGAGCCGTCGATGGCCGTGCCCGCGCTCGCCACGGCCGCGCGAAAGCACGGCGTCACCATCCATCAGGGCTGCGCCGCGCGCGGACTGGAGACTCTGGGAGGCCGGGTTAGCGCCGTCGTCACCGAGAAGGGCACCATTCGCACGCAATCCGCGCTGCTGTCGGGCGGTGCCTGGTCGTCGCTGTTCTGCCGCCGTCACGGCATCGAGCTGCCGATCGGTCTCGTTAACGCCACGGCATGCCGGACCACCCCCGGACCGGAGATCACCTCCGGCGCGCTCGGCACCGATTTCTATTGCATCCGCCGCCGTCTCGACGGCGGCTTTACGCTGGCGCTGCGCAACCGCGGCACGGTCGAGCTGTCGCCCGACCTGTTCCGCTACGCCCGCACCTTCTGGCCGACCTATCAGCATCGCAAGAACGGGCTGAAATTGTCATTCGGCAAGTCGTTCTTCGACCAGATCGTACGCGGCACCAGCTGGAGCTTTGATAATCCGTCGCCGTTCGAAGCCGAACGCGTGCGCGATCCGGCCCCCGACATGTCACTGGTCAATGCGGCGCTGGCGTCGCTGATCCGTTCGAATCCGGAATTGAAGGACATCGAGATCGCGGAAGCCTGGGGCGGCACCATCGACTGCACGCCTGATACCATCCCCGTGATCTCGCCGGTTGATGCCTTGCCCGGCTTCTTCCTCGCCACCGGCTTCTCCGGTCACGGCTTCGGCATTGGTCCCGCGGCCGGCAAGCTCGCCGCCGATATCGTGACCGGCTCGACACCACTGGTCGACCCGGTGGCTTACAGCCACAAGCGCATGATCGACGGCCGGCGGCTCGCGCCGGTCAGCCCGTTTTGA
- a CDS encoding 2-hydroxyacid dehydrogenase: MTVLYKANMVRGAEWARFFAERAPDLPFRLWPDIGNPADIRYLVAWVPPEDIATTFPNLELVFSVGAGVDQFDATKLPAHIPLVRMLEPGIAETMVEYVTMAVLGLHRDLLHFIAQQREQVWREIRITPAKRRRVGVMGLGQLGQAVLDRLKAFGFPLLGWNRSPREIEGVTCYAGAGSLPDFLSQTDILVCLLPLTDETRCILNADLFARLPRGASLVNVGRGAHLVEADFLAALDSGALAGAVLDVAEPEPLSAGHPFWSHPRILLTPHNASMTTPDTAVDFVLDVIARHRRGEELPGLVDRSRGY, encoded by the coding sequence ATGACGGTTCTCTACAAGGCCAATATGGTTCGCGGCGCCGAGTGGGCGCGCTTCTTTGCGGAGCGCGCACCCGATCTGCCGTTTCGGCTCTGGCCCGACATCGGCAACCCCGCTGATATCAGGTATCTGGTGGCGTGGGTGCCGCCGGAGGATATCGCCACGACGTTCCCGAATCTCGAACTGGTCTTCTCGGTCGGCGCGGGTGTCGATCAATTCGACGCCACAAAGCTTCCCGCGCATATTCCTCTCGTCCGCATGCTGGAGCCCGGCATCGCCGAGACCATGGTGGAATACGTCACCATGGCGGTACTCGGCCTGCATCGTGATCTCCTCCATTTCATCGCCCAGCAGAGGGAGCAGGTCTGGCGCGAGATCCGGATCACGCCGGCGAAGCGGCGGCGTGTCGGCGTGATGGGGCTCGGCCAACTCGGCCAGGCCGTGCTCGATCGGCTCAAGGCGTTCGGCTTTCCGCTGCTCGGCTGGAATCGCTCGCCGCGCGAGATCGAGGGCGTAACCTGCTATGCGGGCGCGGGCTCGCTGCCGGACTTTCTGTCGCAGACTGACATCCTCGTCTGCCTGCTGCCGCTGACCGACGAGACCCGCTGTATCTTGAACGCGGACCTGTTCGCGCGTCTGCCGCGCGGTGCCTCTCTCGTCAATGTCGGCCGTGGCGCGCATCTCGTCGAAGCCGATTTCCTCGCCGCGCTCGACAGCGGCGCGCTCGCAGGCGCCGTTCTCGACGTCGCCGAGCCGGAGCCGCTGTCCGCGGGCCATCCGTTCTGGAGCCATCCGCGCATCCTGCTGACGCCGCACAATGCCAGCATGACCACGCCGGATACGGCCGTCGATTTCGTGCTCGACGTCATCGCACGCCACCGCCGCGGCGAAGAATTGCCGGGACTCGTTGACCGTAGCCGCGGTTATTGA
- a CDS encoding ABC transporter ATP-binding protein: MSTANAPDQLVAEAQAPVLSVAGLTTSFMLERQWIPVVRNVSFEIAPKETVAIVGESGSGKSVTALSIMRLIPQEIGRVEGRIMLAGRDLLALPEAGMKDIRGNDVAMIFQEPMTSLNPVLTIGFQIAEALIQHRGLSRAAAEAETIRLLDRVRIPAATSRFHEHPHRFSGGMRQRVMIAMALACKPKLLIADEPTTALDVTIQAQILELLKELQQEEGMSILFITHDMGVVAEIADRTVVMYGGQAVETDATSRIFAAPSHPYTRALLAAVPRLGSMDGRERPMRFPIVDKVTGTSDQPMETPDTVSTAERPLLEVANLTTRFPIRSGLFGKVSGRVHAVENISFTLRAGETLALVGESGCGKSTTGRSILRLLEPDSGTVLIDGQDVLTMNGRALRDFRKHMQIVFQDPFASLNPRMSVGTAIAAPLLANGLASASQARDKVADLLVRVGLTADMAARFPHEFSGGQRQRICIARALALGPKLIVADEAVSALDVSVKAQVVNLMLDLQASMGLAYLFISHDIAVVERMSHRVAVMYLGEIVEIGPRAAVFGNPQHPYTKKLMAAVPVPDPSRRGTRREASNDEIRSPVRAPDYQPPRRQYRELSPGHVVQVWGEEWLA; this comes from the coding sequence ATGAGCACCGCAAACGCACCTGATCAACTCGTTGCCGAAGCGCAGGCGCCGGTGCTGTCGGTTGCCGGCCTCACCACGTCCTTCATGCTCGAGCGGCAGTGGATTCCCGTCGTCCGCAACGTGTCGTTCGAGATCGCCCCCAAGGAAACCGTCGCGATCGTTGGCGAGTCCGGTTCGGGCAAGAGCGTCACCGCGCTCTCGATCATGCGGCTCATTCCGCAGGAGATTGGTCGCGTCGAGGGCCGCATCATGCTGGCCGGCCGCGATCTCCTCGCGCTGCCCGAAGCGGGCATGAAGGACATTCGCGGCAACGACGTCGCGATGATCTTCCAGGAGCCGATGACGAGCCTCAATCCGGTGCTCACCATCGGCTTCCAGATCGCCGAGGCCTTGATCCAGCATCGCGGCCTGTCGCGCGCGGCGGCGGAGGCCGAGACCATCCGCCTGCTCGATCGCGTCCGCATTCCCGCGGCGACATCGCGCTTCCACGAGCATCCGCATCGCTTCTCCGGCGGCATGCGTCAGCGCGTGATGATCGCGATGGCGCTGGCCTGCAAGCCGAAGCTTTTGATCGCGGACGAGCCGACCACCGCGCTCGACGTCACCATCCAGGCCCAGATCCTGGAACTGCTGAAGGAGCTTCAGCAGGAGGAGGGGATGTCGATCCTCTTCATCACCCACGACATGGGCGTGGTCGCCGAGATCGCTGATCGTACCGTGGTGATGTATGGCGGGCAGGCGGTCGAAACCGACGCGACGTCGCGCATCTTCGCCGCTCCGTCGCATCCCTACACCCGCGCACTGCTCGCCGCCGTGCCGCGCCTCGGCTCGATGGACGGACGTGAGCGGCCGATGCGTTTTCCCATCGTCGACAAGGTCACGGGCACCTCGGATCAGCCGATGGAGACGCCCGACACGGTCTCGACCGCCGAGCGTCCGTTGCTCGAAGTCGCCAATCTCACCACGCGCTTTCCGATCCGCTCGGGCCTGTTCGGAAAGGTCTCGGGCCGTGTCCACGCGGTCGAGAACATCTCCTTCACCCTGCGCGCCGGCGAGACGCTGGCGCTGGTCGGCGAATCCGGTTGCGGCAAGTCGACGACAGGCCGCTCGATTCTCAGGCTGCTCGAGCCGGACAGTGGCACCGTCCTGATTGACGGCCAGGACGTGCTCACCATGAACGGCCGAGCTTTACGCGATTTCCGCAAGCACATGCAGATCGTGTTCCAGGATCCGTTCGCGAGCCTCAATCCGCGCATGTCGGTGGGAACGGCGATCGCGGCTCCATTGCTCGCCAACGGGCTCGCGTCGGCGTCGCAGGCGCGCGACAAGGTCGCCGATCTGCTCGTGCGCGTCGGCCTGACTGCCGACATGGCCGCGCGCTTCCCGCATGAATTCTCCGGCGGCCAGCGCCAGCGCATCTGCATCGCGCGTGCGCTTGCGCTGGGGCCGAAGCTGATCGTCGCGGACGAGGCGGTCTCGGCGCTCGACGTCTCGGTCAAGGCGCAGGTCGTGAACCTGATGCTCGACCTTCAGGCCAGCATGGGCCTTGCCTATCTCTTCATTTCCCACGACATCGCGGTGGTCGAGCGCATGAGCCACCGCGTCGCGGTGATGTATCTCGGCGAGATCGTCGAGATCGGTCCGCGCGCGGCAGTGTTCGGCAATCCGCAGCATCCCTACACGAAGAAGCTGATGGCTGCCGTGCCGGTGCCCGATCCATCGCGCCGCGGCACCAGGCGCGAGGCTTCCAACGACGAGATCAGAAGCCCGGTGCGCGCGCCGGACTACCAGCCGCCTCGCCGGCAATATCGCGAATTGTCGCCTGGCCACGTCGTCCAGGTCTGGGGCGAGGAATGGTTGGCCTGA